Sequence from the Helianthus annuus cultivar XRQ/B chromosome 13, HanXRQr2.0-SUNRISE, whole genome shotgun sequence genome:
GATTGGATTTGACAACCGTTGACCGCCTACTGATTAAGACCTATTAGATAAAACTTACTCGATGAACCTCCGACTAGTGATTAATTGGAGGCTAGTctggatttttacaaccatgaacAATACCAAAGTGCTACTAGCCTTGCGGATCATTGGGAATGTGACATTAAGGTAGATGGTTTAATTAGTGGACAAAGATGTAGAATTAGAAGTAAAAGTTAGAGAGTATGTTAgttgttaaaaatggttaaaagtTTTTACTACATTTTTCTTATCCATCTATAAAATCACTTCAATTTATTAGACACACAATTTATTATTGGAGATAACTATCAAACCCGtaagatcaaagattttggtGTACGAAAGGTTTGGATCTTTCCAACTCCAAATAGAAAATAAAACTGTAATGCTGAAGTCAGGGGTGAATCTAGCACACCCTTAGAGGTAGCCTACGCCACCCCTCAACTTTCTTGGCAAATTACATTTTTAgtgcaattttttttaatttcttctTTGTTTTATATATTGGCTATGCGTGAACAAAAAAAATTGTACCCCGCACTACCTCTTAACATTTTATTCTAAATCTGTCACTGGCTGAAGTATATAGTGATTTTGATTAGGGATTTACACAAACTTGCCGAGTTTAGATCGAGAATTTGAGATGCCTAAGTCCAAACTTGCTTTCAAGATCGAGCTTGATTGATACACAACTAACAACTTCTTTATTACTTAGTCGTTTTATTTCCATTTTTCTTATAACAAAAATCTATTATAGcttgtatataaaaaaaaaaacgtattatatttacACAAACAATAGACTCATATAGATTCCTAAGTCTAATAAAATCAGTAATTGAAACTCTATCGCATATATTCATAAGTCTAATAAGATCGTAACTAAAACTCTATCTCAAACTCAAACTCGTTTAACCTTAAATAGTCTCATTTTTATTTAGCAAATCAATCTTAATTCTTAAACAACACATAGATAAACCCACCTTTTTACACCCCTCATTTTGGACCCAAAaccttacaaaaaaaaaaaaaaatcaaaaaaagcaCCACATGACCACACATCCAAAACACAATAAATGTAAATGGGCGCCCTTTTAATTTTTGGCGGGGTAGGGTATAACGTCCAAAAACATTCATTCAGCCGAGGGCATTTTCGTCATTTCTCATCACCCCGCCCTAGGGTTTTTCCTGACGTTAAAATCTTTTCATTTTATTTTGCCGCTATCACTTCTTCGGCTCCTTCTtcatcctctctctctctaaaaccccccctcactctctctctaaaaaaaccCTTCAAAATCTCAGTGATTCCTGATCACACTGAGCTATTCAGACAATCTGTACTTCTTATCTCAACCTATTTCACCATTGTTTTGTGTGCTTTTGAAGCTTTGTTTCACTCCTTTAGCTTCAATTCGTTGTTTGATCAGTTGATTTGGTGGTGATCGTCATACGGATCAGTGATCTGATCGATCGATTGGTTTGATTTGATCTGTGTTTTGAAGTGAAGTGAATCGAGAATGGGCGATTTAAGTGATAAGGTGAGTAATCTTTGATTGGTATCAACCGGGTTTTATCGGGTTTTCGGGCGGCGGGTTTTCTCCCGAACCGGATATGGTGGGTTTGGGTGCGATCACGGGTATACGGGCCGTCTTTTAGCATTGGGTTACCCGGGTAACTTGGCTTTTATTTGTTGGTGATTAAATTTTTTTACTGGTTGTGATGGTTGAATGGTGAATGATttattgtttgattttttttgaatttgattGTTTTGTTGATTTGGTGAAAATTAGGGTTCAGAGTGTGATGATATGATGAACTGCAAAAGCAGTCCGGAAAGAGGCGGATCGGTTTCATCGGACGGTGGGAGTCACTTGATCAAAACTTGTGCTGATTGTGGGACCACTAAAACTCCTCTCTGGAGAGGCGGCCCAGCTGGCCCTAAGGTATTttacttttattgtttttaaatttaaatatacTATGTTTGAAAATCgtgtattttgtttttttttgttagttaaataaataaaatattaaatagtcagtaacatttaaaaattttaaaacaatattttaagataaaaatataaaaataagagAAATATTAAAATTTATGTTTAGGCTTTTTTTCTGTAAACTAGCTTAAAAACCTAGGTGATATGTTTTCATTTTACAGattgaataaataaaatattaaataaataccaacaaagatttaaaatttaaaaatcttACATTTTGAGGTAAAATACTAAGGTGTCAAATAAAAGCAGTAAAAAGTATTTTAGGTTCATAcgaccatggttgtaaaaatcttgACTAGGCGCTGATTAATCACAATTAATTGTCTAGTCTCCACCCAACCGCCTGACTAGCGACTGACAATTACTACAACATTGCATACGACATGTGACGCAGCGAGTTAGTTGATATAGAtatgtttttataaatatatcttattaatattaataatttgaTTATTTTATCATTACAGTCTCTATGCAATGCTTGTGGGATCAGAAGCAGGAAGAAGAGAAGAGCTCTGTTGGCAATGGCAAAGGAAGACAAAAAAGCAAAGAAAAGCGCGGCGGCAGCCACCACAACCTCGGGCGGAGATAGTCAATCAAGCGGTTTGACCAGCAGCAAGAGTGAGAACACAGATGATTTTTGTTTGAAGAGGAGATTAATGGCTCTTGGATCAGAGGTGGTTTTGCAGAGACCAAGatcaaaaataacaaaaaggAGGAAGCTTGGTGAAGAAGAACAAGCTGCAATATTATTAATGGCTTTATCTTGTGGTTCTATTTTtgcttaattaattaattatgaaACTTTAAGTTTAAATTAGGGGTTTTTTTGAATGGTGAAGAATCAAAGAGTGAAGACCAACATGTATTGTTCTTTGATTGGAAGTTCTAATTTTGTTTTATGAAATTTAATGATTATGGTTTAATTTTGTTGGTAGTTTAATTTAATGAATGTGATTAGTATATTGCAATCTTTTTAATTATTATGATTTAATTATGTAGTGATTATGTATTTATGTATAATGTATTAGTGGTAGTTATGTACTTATGTTGCTTTCAGAATCAATAATGAGTaaactttgtttattatttttcaacTAACGCATGATTAAGAAAGAAAATTTAAATTTATATGATATAGACATTGGTTCCGGTTGTCATGGCCTACAGACGACATCTTATACTGTTTCTGGTGAGCAACCGGTTTTTTATATATCATGTTGCTCTCTAGTAAGCTTTGGAAAATAGATGGTTTCGGTTGAGGCGGGTAGGCCTGTagacgaaccgaacgttcatgaactgttcatgaacttgtttggcgggaagttcgtttatgttcgtttatttaacaaacaaacgaacacgaacaaaaaaatttgttcgtttaattaaatgaacgaacatgaacacaccttgtgttcgttcatttatgttcatgaacattcttttgtgttcgttcatttatgttcataaacattcttttatgttcgttcatttatgttcatgaacgttcgtttaaattttaataaatacataaatagttatatttatataaatattaggttttctaactagttatataaatataactaattagtacATCTATGAACCCttatttagatgtgttttcggatgaaatgtaatatattagacttgttttttcaatcatgttaatttatgtttattcaaatatgttcagttaatttttttatgttcatttgtgttcgtttatgttcgtgaactgttcgtttaggctttaaccgaacgaacataaacaaacacgaacatgcccgatttcttaatgaacgaacacgaacaaaaaaatgtgttcgattatatgtccgtgttcgtgttcgtgttcggttaaagttaaatgaacgaacacgaacagacctatgttcgtgttcgttcggttcgtttacaggcctaggcGGGTCGAAAAATTGTGCTTAGTTAAAAATACATAGTTTTAGAGTAGTATAAATTTGATTCGGGTTAAAAAAAGAGTTGTCTTGAAATATGtcatttttaaaaaagaaaagcATTAAGTGAGTTCACTCATGTTCACTCATTATATTAGATTTATGACGGCTAATAACGatagtggtggcggtggtggtggtcgtAGAGACGAGCCGACGACGCTGGATATAGAGGCGATGGAGATAGCAACATTTGGGAAGAGGGGTGGTGGTAAAGTGGCGACAATGATGGTGGTGTAAGTGACCACGACTTTGGAAGAGGTAGTGGTGGTGACTGTGGTTACGACGACTACCATGTGGTGTTCGTGtatatgattttttttagttAGACAAGTTTCGTAATAGTGATTTATTATGacttattatataattttattttttaaatcgaAATAAAGTTTTCTTTAGCCCTTTCGCGTGTCTTGTTCAACAAGGAGCTTTCGT
This genomic interval carries:
- the LOC110897867 gene encoding GATA transcription factor 15; its protein translation is MGDLSDKGSECDDMMNCKSSPERGGSVSSDGGSHLIKTCADCGTTKTPLWRGGPAGPKSLCNACGIRSRKKRRALLAMAKEDKKAKKSAAAATTTSGGDSQSSGLTSSKSENTDDFCLKRRLMALGSEVVLQRPRSKITKRRKLGEEEQAAILLMALSCGSIFA